Proteins encoded by one window of Papio anubis isolate 15944 chromosome 7, Panubis1.0, whole genome shotgun sequence:
- the LOC110743736 gene encoding olfactory receptor 4M1, with the protein METANYTKVTEFVLTGLSQTREVQLVLFVIFLSFYLFILPGNILIICTIRLDPHLTSPMYFLLANLAFLDIWYSSITAPKMLIDFFVERKIISFGGCIAQLFFLHFVGASEMFLLTVMAFDRYAAICRPLHYATIMNRHLCSILVALSWMGGFIHSIIQVALIVRLPFCGPNELDSYFCDITQVVRIACANTFPEELVMICSSGLISVVCFIALLMSYTFLLAMLKKHSGSGENTNRAMSTCYSHITIVVLMFGPSIYIYARPFDSFSLDKVVSVFHTVIFPLLNPIIYTLRNKEVKAAMRKLVTKNILCKEK; encoded by the coding sequence ATGGAAACCGCAAATTACACCAAGGTGACAGAATTTGTTCTCACTGGCCTATCCCAGACTCGGGAGGTCCAACTAGTCCTATTTGTTATATTTCTATCCTTCTATTTGTTCATCCTACCGGGAAATATCCTTATCATTTGCACCATCAGGCTTGACCCTCATCTGACTTCTCCTATGTATTTCCTGTTGGCTAATCTGGCCTTTCTTGATATTTGGTACTCTTCCATTACAGCCCCTAAAATGCTCATAGACTTCTTTGTGGAGAGGAAGATAATTTCCTTTGGTGGATGCATTGCACAGCTGTTCTTCTTACACTTTGTCGGGGCTTCGGAGATGTTCTTGCTCACAGTGATGGCCTTTGACCGCTATGCTGCTATCTGCCGACCCCTCCACTATGCTACCATCATGAATCGACATCTCTGCAGTATCCTGGTGGCTCTCTCCTGGATGGGGGGCTTCATTCATTCTATAATACAGGTGGCTCTTATTGTTCGACTTCCTTTCTGCGGGCCCAATGAGTTAGACAGTTACTTCTGTGACATCACACAGGTTGTCCGGATTGCCTGTGCCAACACCTTCCCAGAGGAGTTAGTGATGATCTGTAGCAGTGGTCTGATCTCTGTGGTGTGTTTCATTGCTCTGTTAATGTCCTACACCTTCCTTCTGGCCATGCTCAAGAAACATTCAGGCTCAGGTGAGAATACCAACAGGGCCATGTCCACCTGCTATTCCCACATTACCATTGTGGTGCTAATGTTTGGGCCATCCATCTACATTTATGCTCGCCCATTTGACTCTTTTTCCCTAGATAAAGTGGTATCTGTGTTTCATACTGTAATATTCCCTTTACTTAATCCCATTATTTACACACTGAGAAACAAGGAAGTAAAGGCAGCCATGAGGAAGTTGGTCacgaaaaatattttgtgtaaagagaagtga